Genomic segment of Populus nigra chromosome 14, ddPopNigr1.1, whole genome shotgun sequence:
ACCAGCTACCATGCCCATAGAACGTcttgcttgggatgaaatgcaaatGATAGGTCCTAGTCAAAGCTGTTGATATTTTGCAATAGAATTCTACTTTGGGTGAGAATTGACCACATGTATctgttattgaataattaaatgCCTTTCTCTGCATAATTCCAGAGTTTAAATACATGAATGACTAACAGACTCTGCTAAAAATACTAGCACAACTACATGAAATCAGGACTCTAGCAACTGATTCCTACTAAATAGTTGGTATTTATTTAAACCACAAAACAAACTTGACTCCTTCTTTTCGGATACTCTGGATACTACAGTGACTAGTTCCACTCCATTTAGATCTTTATAGCTCTATGACCCTGGAATTCTTTATAGGCACCCGATGAGATCTTATTGGCTTATTAGACGATCGTGCGCTGCTCCCGGTTGACAATCCCTTGCTGTTCTCGGTGTGTTGTCGTCCTGGAGCTGTATGCTGCTGCTATTATTGCTAATAGTTGTTATAGCTCCTCTGCTGCTGCTGGCTGGTGCATGCTTACAGTGGTTGGGGAAGACGACTGTTGATGGTTGAAGGGTCTCTTCGGGTTAATAGGTCTTTGTTCTTTCAAGTGGAGGAGATAGAGGTAGTGTTGTTATTGTTTAGTGTTTTTGGTGTTTGCTCCTATCTTTGTGTTGTTTTGGTTCCCTTTGTtcacttcttttctttcattttttttctccgtattatttcctttttcgtctgtttttctcttttggttTAGTGCACTTGTCCCCAAGTTGTCCATTCATCTATGGTGCCTTTTTTCGGTTCCTCCTGTTTGTGGGTCTGTTGCTGCTCGCGACTAatgaaaggagaaggaaaatggCAGAGAGAGGGGAAGCGAACAGTGAAGGCgtgcccctttttttttcttgtagcgGAGAAGAGAAGATGGAGGCATGGTTAGTGGTTTTTTCCTTGTTCTGGGGAGAGGAGCCGTTGAGAGAGGAGGCGAATGTTGGTTCTAAACCAGGGAACAAAAATGGTGAAAATCCAGGAGGGTCAACAACCAATTCTAGGGATGATAggctttagggttttttttgttgtttttttttcttttgttttcattttttttggtttttcgtaatgtttcctttgtttttttaatgtctcCCCTATGGTTTCTTGTAATGGACCCTGTATGCATATActaaaaatctatatttataGTGCAAGAGTCTCATCGCGTGTGAGAAACAAAGTCACAAACAAAGTCATTCTCttctttgaaatttgaatttgattaagaatcaaattcgAAAGTGGATAACTATCTTTATCTTGATGATAAGGATAGAATGATAAAAGCACATTATAATCCCTAGTTTTCACACAAGTTGAtaaatcacacttttcatcaaaataaattcctgatattttaatattacattttaacctttgtaaaattaaattaaaaaccaacgggtcaaaattgggttataacaGAGTTCATCTCTCAAAGGTGAATCCATATAcaccaaaatcaaatttattggtGACCAAAATGCGACCACTCAAGAGCTTTCTCtctcctcaatatttttttggtgactTTCCTTCCTATCTCAAGATCtaaggactaaaatataaaattaataaaatttaggaCCAAATCAAAaactccaaaaaataaaaagggctcGATGtaggaaaattttaaaatcaagggATTAAAGTGTAGATTTATACACTTTTGAACAATAAACACGAAAGATGATTATCAGTTTTATGTTAATGTCAATTTTGGTCCTTGttcctttaattttgttttttacaataacaaaaaatccTTCCATATAAAATCAACATGTCATTCAATCCCGAGACAATTCTCGACATCTTGGGCATGTGATAATACACAACCTTAGGAGAATAGAAAAACTTAgtacaacaataacaaaaactttcaagaaccaaattgaaagaaacacaaaaactagatgaccaaattgaaatataaaaataatttacaggATTGAGGAAGAAAATTTACATATTATATAGTGTTAGGAATAATGATTTAAAGAGACAAAAAATGGATgagcaaattgaaataaaaaaataatttaagggaTTAAGGAAGAAAATTTACATATTATACAGTGTTAGGAATAATGATTTATGGGAGgatgaacaataaaaacaaagtaaaaccctattttcttttagtttctttgttaattataaCATTTTCAAAGAAGGTATCATTATTTGATGTGATTtctatattttagttttttttttgtgtttgagtATTTTTGTTATCTCACTAAAAGTTTTTGATATGAAATAAGAGAGAAGGTGTGTTTtctaatataacatgaaatgaAATTTAGCATGTAACAACATCCTgattgtttttgcgtttcaaaagtattttaaaaaaaataaatttttttatttttttctttacttcaaattaatatttttagatgttttcagattattttgatgtgctgatgtcaaaaataatttttaaaaaattaaaaaaaatagtattttaatacatttctaaataaaaaacactttaaaaagcaaccgcaaccacattttcaaacaaaactgGCTTGAAAATGTCATTTactgttggaaaaaaattattattaagaagTTAAATGGATTTTCTTGACttcaaaatagaatttaaaacagCATTTAAAAACTCGGGGGAAAATACTTTGCTTGTGTGGGGACAAGAAGAACACAAGGAAACAAAAAGGTAATGAAAAAACTGGACTGGTGTGGGGATGAAATGTGATGAAAGATACGAGTTTGATTAATTGGAATCAGAGCTGGATCTGGcttttgattttgttatcaTACATTGAATGCCTTAAAAGCTACCAAACTTTCTCAGGGAAAGAGGCCATGGGCCCGAATAAAAGAGATGTTCAGATTCGGTTTGAATCTGACCCTTGGATTGCAACCTGAAGTTTTAAGAAAGGGTCAAACTTAAGCACAGTTGGGCTCTTTAAAAATTgtgggaaaattaaaaaaaaaaaatacaaaagctagggtttgtttgttttatctaaaatttatcctttttttgtgtttatttctgaaaaatatttttctgtttttataaaatattttacacacaACATTCAAATTTTATAGACAACTAGCCTTGTTCTTTTCAAACCaaacattgaaaatattttacatttaaaacattttatgggaaaatattttaggataaatcatgaatttttaaaataattgatttccATGGTTTCTTGTGGAAAATATAACCGTGTGTTGTGCCAAAAATGTATAGTTGGTTTCCATTATGAATCTTCTCCTATCTATTACAAGTGCATTTGATAAGATATAGATTTGAACTTTCAATTGCGTTTCCAATATTTTTCAGCATTCATTATGAAATAGAAGCTGccatcattattttcatttttttatgtgctatgaataaaaaaatctcttcatAAATACCTTAGAAAACACActtattgaaatataaaaaattacgattaatcattgtttttttttagatataactTAGTTTGTTTGTGTATACCTAACAAAACGTtgcaatttataaaaataaactttaacaaaTAGAATGAAATCCTTCATATTTGATTAGATTTGTGTACAATCTAtaatctgtttgtttttatattttaaaagtgattttgaaaaaaatttaattttttttatttttttctttgctttaaattaatattttttaatatttttaaatcattttgatgtactgatattaaaaataacttttttaaaaataaaaaatattttaaagatgaaCCCTAGCTTATTTAGGATGTTAATGGGCCTAGAAAAGATGGCTTAGTTGATAAACTACGAACTTGCATGAAATGATTTTAGGTTTTATGGGGATTGTTGACTTTTAAAAATGGATTGGACTTGTTAGGCCGACACAATCCTGCAAAATAACTATAGAGGACTTAGAGAAAGAAggaaatatttcttatataagGAATTAATTGACCAagagaaatatgaaaaaaattatttatttatggatgCAATAATAACtgaacacattaaaaatatattcttaaatttcttaaaaaacttattaaaaataatataaaatcaaatatcttaatacaTATATCTATCTCAATTTTCGGACTCAATCTTTAAGTTTgaattaataagtttattaatttataataaaaaaatattaacaacacttttttttttttttaaaaaaaacttgcttcATCACGCAGCAGCGGAGCAATGCTACTAGTTTGGATCTAACGTGTTATCTAGAAGTATCCTAATGCTAAGAGATTTTGGACCGGGCCCAATAAGAAATAAACGTCCTCCATCCCTCGCACGTATAAACCAATCCAAATCCTTCGAAGAAGAAACAGAGACGTTTTGCAGTAACTATCTAAACTAGGGTTTCCAGCCTCCACCATCTAAAAAAATGGAGGCAGACGGAGCAGAAAACACAGATATATCAAACACAAAGAAACCAAAGCACAAAGGAAAGCATGATAAGCCAAAACCATGGGATGAAGACCCTAATATTGACCGTTGGaagattgaaaaatttgacCCGTCTTGGAATCAAGGTGGAATGGTCGATGTCAGCTCTTTCTCCACTCTTTTCCCTAAATATCGCGGTAAGTTATGTTCCTCTACTTCAACCCCAACGAAATTCAATTCAcgctaaattaatttttttaatttaattggcaGAGAAGTACTTGACGGACGCATGGCCGATGGTGAAATCTGCGTTAAAAGAGTTTGGCATTGATTGCGAGCTTAAtaaggttagtttttttttcttttaatttgtgttgtggctctattgaaatttattttgctctttaatgattttatgtttttttgtttgttggcGGTTAGAATGAGGGGTCAATGACGGTTAAAACTACGATAAAGACCAGGGATCCTTATATTATTGTTAAAGCTAGGGATCTTATTAAGCTTTTGTCGAGAAGTGTCCCTGCTCCTCAGGTAAGATgaactattttttgtttgattttgcagTATGGCTATCTATAGTTGTGATTGTGCTGTCCTTTGTTGTTTTGAGGGCTTTTCTTAGTGCAAATGGTGGATTTAAATGGCATGAACTATCTGTGTTGGAATGTTTGTATCAAAACTAAGCAATATAATCAGAAGTGGTTCACTCTATGAAGAGATATGAAcggtttttgttcttttttttttggaagccTGTAGACTTTGAAATCTCAAATTACAGTTGCCCAAGCCGAAACTGCTTTTGCAGATCAACCCATCTGGATAAGCTAGGCGTATAAGCTCAAAGTACcaaaaagagtttttttctttgtatttgtgTATTTTCCTCATTGattctatttttatgtttatttcaGTTTAGTTTAGTTAGTATAAAAGAAGAACATAAAGGTTTAATGTTTTTGGTTCACATCCAACCAAAAAATTTGCTTACAGGGTAGTACTTGTGCTCCTGCTGATGTGTCTCCTGTTCTGACTATACAGTGCATGTGGGCTGGGGTACTAAAAACAGATAGACAGTGTTTTAGGGGGTTAGGCTGAATCTATATGATGCATGTTTCTCATTTGGGATAGTTTTATATTGGTTTTACAACagtgattattttaattttttattttacaggcGATCAAAATTTTGAATGACGATATGAGCTGTGACATCATCAAGATCGGCAACATGATTCGTAATAAGGTAGGTGCTTAAATTATTCCATATAATTGATAACATGTAATTATTATGTGTTGCATGGTACATGTGAAATGTCTTAAGCTGTGTATCATTTTATGGTAActaaatctttttataaaaaagaatatggaAAAATTCCTTACTGCTAAACATTTGACATCATTACTATATCTGCTGTTCAATATTTGCCAATAATCCTGTATTCAAGAGTTCAGGAGAAAATTcagttttctattattatttgcaGGAACGATTTgttaaaagaagacaaaaccTTGTGGGCCCGAATTCATCAACCTTGAAGGTGTGTGCTGTTTATTTgctttagaaattttttataagttCCCAACCCTCTTCCCCTGAAAATCAAAAACCAGCAAAAGGCGGATCTTGTATTCACTGACTTGTCATCATTTTATATTGGTGCAGGCACTAGAATTATTGACAGGCTGCTATATTCTAGTTCAGGTGATAATTATTGCTTGTAATTTGATagccaaataaattttttcctGTTATCGAAGAAGTATAGCACCATGAATagaattatttatgtttttctttgattgattaGGGAAACACTGTTGCTGCTATGGGCTCATTTAAAGGTTTAAAACAAGTCAGGAGAATTGTTGAAGActgcatacaaaataaaatgcatcCCGTATACCATATAAAGGTGAAAACAACTTGCATTGCACGCTTtatataattgttgtttttttcatgatttctttCTACCATAGATGTTTTTTCTTGTGGAGTTTTTCACTTCAAAAATCTATCAACATACCCTCTGTTGATAACCTTTATTCACCTCTTGTTGTCCTTATGATGTGTAGATTCTTATGATGAAGAAAGAACTTGAAAAAGATCCTGCTCTTAAAAATGAGAACTGGGACAGGTTCCTTCCTAAATATAAGAAGTATGTaccatcaaatgatcttttccGTTCCCACATATTTTAGTCACTCTTGCCTtctatcttctttatttttgttgctgAATTACATGGATAATTTCAGGAAGACTGTGAAACAAAAGAAGGTTAAGagtaaaaagaagaaacaagacACACCATTCCCTCCTCCTCAACAACCTAGCATGGTGAGACCACTGCTTTGTCttccaatatatttttgtatgcatggtttatttattttcaaggaAACAAATAGATTTTGCTGAATAGAAAACTTAAACAGGCAAAGATACCAACAAACTTCgcattttccttttccttttcctttttttttttttaattttctaagactttcctttcaaaaaaattcctttttgttttatgttgtaAAGTGCTATCTTGCTTAAGGACCACTGGATaacttttcttttgtaattgaCTCGGTATTGGCAACTCCTCAATACTTATTTTATATTGGTAATGGTAACTATGCAAGGAATGCTGATTACATGAGGTAGTTGTTTGCCTTGTTACTGCAATGTTCTGGAATCAATTTCCTTGTGAATGCTTTTCTCTCTTGCTCTTTGTTTCAAAttacctttttgtttttcttctccttttcaactttttttttctgcaatTGTATTTTGTGggagattaaataaaattttttgccACAAGGTTGCTTAATTCTTTGTCGGGGAATATAGTTTGGTGAGTCAAGCCACCAGTTCTTTTTCTAATCTAATGGTTAAATTCAACAAGCACAATTGCTGGAAGGTGtcatattttgaatttgtttgcaTTAATTCATGCTTGCACGCAGATGTTAATACCAGAAGCTTAGTCTTTCTCTTTGACTTTTAGTTAGTCCTTATCGGAATAACTAATATCCATTTGGCATGCTATGTAATGTGGTACCTGCAGGAAGATATACAACTGGAGACAGGAGAATACTTTTTAAGTGACAAGAAGAAACAAGCAAAGAAGTGGcatgaaaaacaagagaagcaattagaaaaaacagctgaaaacaaaagaaaaagagatgcCGCCTTTGTTCCTCCCAAGGTTCGTTTCTGAAGCTCTATCTGCTGGTTATACCCATCTGATAagcatctttatcttttttccttttcttttcttctctctataCCGTATGTAACCTTCATGGAATATATGTGACAACCACAggaactcataaaggaggatcCTAGCGCATATGCAGATAATAACAAAGATGTGGCTGCCATGGCCTTGTCACTAAAGGTAATTTGTCATCATAAAATGTCAATTTCATCGTAATGCCATATGCTCTGTGTACAGAAATAATGAAGAGGATTTGTATTGTAATCATCATGCTCTGATTTTTATTGCCTCATGCATATTATAATGAAGTTATTTCACAATTCCAGAAAATGGAATGCCATGTTACTTTTGTTAAAATGTCTTTGAATTTGGGTGTTTTGCAGAAAAAGGCAAAGGAGTTTGGGAAGCAGAAGTCTTTTGAGAATGTCAATCCAGAAGATTATATTGCCACATCTGGAGAACAACCccgaaaaaagaaatccaagcGTGATTAGCCTAGAAGTTAATTGTATTGCACGACATTGCTGTTTTTGATATCCTTAAGCTGCATGCCTTGTTTTTCTTATGTTATGACAGTGGTATGGTCATAGAACAATGTATGTGCAGGGAACAAATGTACTTTTCAACCTGAAAGTTTGACTTTGGTTGAAATCGAAGCTCAATGATTTGTTGTGAATCGCAAGGAACTTGTACAGTTACGCTTAGGGAGGCTGTGAGAGGGAGAT
This window contains:
- the LOC133673418 gene encoding KRR1 small subunit processome component; its protein translation is MEADGAENTDISNTKKPKHKGKHDKPKPWDEDPNIDRWKIEKFDPSWNQGGMVDVSSFSTLFPKYREKYLTDAWPMVKSALKEFGIDCELNKNEGSMTVKTTIKTRDPYIIVKARDLIKLLSRSVPAPQAIKILNDDMSCDIIKIGNMIRNKERFVKRRQNLVGPNSSTLKALELLTGCYILVQGNTVAAMGSFKGLKQVRRIVEDCIQNKMHPVYHIKILMMKKELEKDPALKNENWDRFLPKYKKKTVKQKKVKSKKKKQDTPFPPPQQPSMEDIQLETGEYFLSDKKKQAKKWHEKQEKQLEKTAENKRKRDAAFVPPKELIKEDPSAYADNNKDVAAMALSLKKKAKEFGKQKSFENVNPEDYIATSGEQPRKKKSKRD